Proteins encoded in a region of the Synechococcus sp. BIOS-U3-1 genome:
- a CDS encoding cytochrome c oxidase subunit 3, with protein MTSLTPQNAQLDHVDDHDSDHGSEHPDHRMFGLATFLVADAMTFAGFFAAYLTFKAVNPLMPGAIYELELPLPTLNTVLLLVSSATFHRAGVNLRRQQNERCRLWLMLTAMLGMAFLASQMVEYFTLPFGLADNLYASTFYALTGFHGLHVTLGTLMILIVWWQCRTPSGRISANNHFPLEAAELYWHFVDGIWVILFVILYLI; from the coding sequence ATGACATCACTCACACCTCAAAACGCTCAGCTCGATCACGTGGATGATCATGACTCAGACCACGGATCTGAACACCCGGATCACCGCATGTTTGGTTTGGCCACCTTCTTGGTGGCTGACGCCATGACGTTCGCCGGATTCTTCGCTGCCTATCTCACTTTTAAGGCGGTGAATCCGTTGATGCCAGGTGCGATCTATGAGCTTGAACTGCCTCTGCCAACGCTCAACACCGTTTTGCTGTTGGTGAGCAGCGCAACCTTTCACCGCGCTGGCGTGAACCTGCGTAGACAGCAGAACGAACGCTGCCGGCTTTGGCTGATGCTGACCGCAATGCTCGGCATGGCCTTTCTCGCCAGCCAAATGGTGGAGTACTTCACCTTGCCCTTCGGCCTCGCCGACAATCTCTACGCCAGTACTTTTTATGCCCTCACGGGCTTCCACGGATTACACGTGACCCTGGGGACACTGATGATTCTGATTGTGTGGTGGCAATGCCGTACACCTTCAGGTCGTATCAGCGCCAACAATCATTTCCCGCTCGAGGCAGCCGAGCTCTATTGGCATTTCGTGGATGGAATCTGGGTCATTCTGTTTGTGATTCTCTACCTGATCTGA
- a CDS encoding AbrB family transcriptional regulator: protein MLVGEELLNKARALSNRPEDEIARGCGYVGPSGRLMRKSFYRALVEAKGYKLPSSNGGAGGGSRGRQAEFRTRVHGNGNLLIGHAYTKRLDLVPGQEFKIELNKDSGTITLLPLAESI from the coding sequence ATGCTGGTTGGAGAGGAATTACTGAACAAGGCGCGGGCTCTCAGCAACCGCCCTGAAGATGAGATCGCCCGGGGCTGCGGTTACGTCGGCCCGAGTGGCCGCCTGATGCGCAAAAGTTTTTACAGAGCCCTAGTGGAAGCCAAGGGTTACAAGCTTCCCTCCAGCAATGGCGGTGCAGGAGGAGGCAGCCGAGGACGTCAGGCCGAATTCCGCACACGCGTTCATGGCAACGGCAACCTTCTGATCGGCCACGCGTATACCAAACGCCTTGACCTTGTACCTGGCCAGGAATTCAAAATTGAACTGAACAAGGATTCCGGCACGATCACGCTTCTGCCT